Sequence from the Maribellus comscasis genome:
GTGATATTACCCAGTCTGGTACGGTGAATAATATCAGAAGGGGAAGAGGAGGTCAGTTTGCTGATACCCAGATTTACACAAAGGAAACAAATGGCGACTTCACATTAAATTTTGATAAAACTTTTGGAGATATTCGCATTGACGGACTTGTGGGGGCAAATTACAGGAATGACCAGTATAAAAGTATGTATATGTATGCAGCGGATCTTACTGTTCCCGACTTATATACGATTTCGAATGTAAACGGGACCCCCACTGTAAGCATGTATAAAAGTGAGTATGAAACAAACAGCCTTTATTTTGCAGCAAATGCATCTTATAAAGACTATCTTTTTCTTGGAGTTACCGGTCGTAACGACTGGAGTTCTACCTTGCCGGCAGAAAACAGATCTTATTTTTACCCCTCAGCAAGTCTTGGTTTCAGCATAACAGATGCCTTTTCAGTCGAATCTGATTTGTTGTCTTATGCAAAGTTAAGAGCAAGTATCGCTAAAGTGGGCGGAGATACAGGTCCTTACCAGTTAGCCAGAACATATAATGCGGGTAGTTACAATTCAATTTCTACCTTTAGCCCAACGAGTACTATGCCTCCTGTTGGATTAAAACCGGAAGAAACTTCTTCTTACGAATTTGGTGTTGACATGCGTTTGTTGAACGACCGAATTTCACTGGATTTTACTTATTATGATCAAACTACCGTTAATCAGATACTTTCTGTGGCAACGTCATCTGCTACTGGATATCAGGCAATGAGACTTAATGCCGGTGAAATAGAAAATACAGGAGTTGAGTTAATGGTTTCGGGTCGCGTCCTTGATTATACGTCTGGCTTGAAATGGGATGTAACAGTAAACTGGGCCACAAACAAAAGTATGGTAAATTCGCTTTATGGTGATTTGGAATCATATCAAATCTCAAGTGGGTTTGGTGGTGCTACATCTCTTGGTATTCCCGGAGAAGAATGGGGAGTATTATGGGGACTTCCTTTTGTTCGAAACGACGATGGAGAAGTTGTCGTTGATTCAAGAGGTATTCCAAAAACGACCAGTGTCGCCCAAAAACTGGGGACAGTTACGCCGGACTGGACCGGGGGTATCACAAATTCATTCAGGTACAAAGGAGTTAATTTGAGTTTTTTAATTGATGTCAGGCTTGGTGGTGATATATTCAGTACAACAGCGTGGCACTCTTACCCGACAGGATCGTATGCGGTTACAACAGCTAATCATGTGCGTGAGGAAGGTTTGATCGTTGACGGTGTATTCGAAGACGGAACTCCTAATGATATTCGGGTTTCTGCACAGGACTATTACGGCGGGGCCTGGATGTGGAACAACCATGAATATTCTATACTTGATGGAACATACGTTAAGTTTCGGGAACTGGTTTTGGGCTACGATTTTAATCTGCAAAAAGTAAAATGGATACAAAAGCTCAATGTCTCACTTGTTGGAAGAAACCTGGCAATTCTATACAGGGATAAATCAACAAAAGATTTGGGAATTGATCCTGAAGTAGGTCTTGGTGGCGGAGAAGGTGGAGTTGGTTTTGAAAATTTCCAGATTCCTACTACACGAAGCTATGGTTTGAAAGTTAACGTGAATTTTTAATAACGGAATATAAATACTGAAATCATGAAGAATATAATTAGATCAAAAGTATTTTTATTGGCTGGTATAATCCTGTTCGTTAGTGCTTGTACAAGCGAATTTGATGAAATGAATACCAGTCCTAATTCGGCAACAGTTGTACCCGGAACAAGTGTGTTGGGTGCATCAATGCTAACCTCAATGTATACTTTGTTTGGAACAAGGTTGGACTGCTATTATGCCGGAGCATATTCGGGCTACATAAGTGCTGCCGATTATGAGTACAGGGTAGACATCAATAACAGCATGTGGAAAAGCATGTATACTACAATGACTTATTCAACTGATGCGATGAGTTTGGCGCTTGAGGAAGAAAATGACAATCTTTATGCGGCTGCTTTAACATTCAGAGCATACAATGCGCATAAAACTTGTGATATGTGGGGAGATATTCCTTATTCTGAAGCATTCCAGCTTGAAGATGGTGTTATTTATCCGGTATATGATTCTCAGGAAAAAGTATACAACACTATCCTCGATGAGTTAAAAACCGCTGCTGATATGTTTGATACCGAAGGAGACGATATTGGTGATGGCGATTTTTTGTTTGAGGGAGATATTCAAAAATGGAAGAAATTCTGTAACTCGCTTCGCTTAAGAGTCGCAATTCGTATGTCATCAGCCGATGAAAGTGCTGCTGCTGCCGTTATTCAGGATGTTCTGGGAGATGCCACAAAATACCCGATTATGACTGAGAATGAAGATAATGCTTATTGGTATTTTCCGGGAGTTGCACCCGACGAAGAGATATGGTATGAATCCATGGGGACAGTTGGTGATGCAGCCAAAACATCAGGCTGGAGGATGCAACAACCAATAATTGATGCTCTTCAGGATAACAATGATCCCCGTTTACCAGTCTATGCCGACAAAAATGCGTATGGTGTATACAGCGGCCACCGGTTTGGTCCGAATGATAAATCAGATACCTTGAATAACAGTTTTAACAGATCACATATCGGTGATTGGTTTATGAACGACCCTCAGGGTTTTGTACCTTATATGAATTGTGCTGAGGTATATTTCTGTTTGGCCGAAGCATACGAAAGAGGTCTGGCCACCGGTGACGCGCAGACTGCATATGAAACCGGAATAAAAAAATCCTGCGAAGAGAGCGGGCAAATTACTTCGGCTGCTATTTCAACGTTTTTAACTGAACCTGAAGTTGCCTGGGATGAAGGTAATACCTCAAATCTGGAGAAAGTAGCATTACAAAAATGGATATGTTTATTTAAACAGAGTGTGGAAGGTTGGTCAGAAGCCAGGAGAACAGATATTCCTTTGCTCACTGGCGTCGCTTCTGATTATGCAGCATCGCACAATCGTCCTCCATTTAGAATGGCCTACGCGGATGAGGAGAAATCATTAAACTCCAATTTCCCATTTGATATTGAGGAAGTAGATATTTTCTATGGAACCCAGTTGTGGTGGGATAAAAGAACCGGTGTAGAATAGTTGTTTATAAAAGAAAAGAAAGAAGCAGTTGGACAGAAACTGTTCACCTGTTTCTTTTATCTTCTCTGTCAGCAAAAACAACAGAATCTTAAAAATGGCGATTTCGCATATTTACCTCGGAAGGCCAGGTATAGTTATGTTAGCATATTTTAAAAAGTTGGCCTTATTGGTGTGAAATTAAGAAGTCAGTACAAATTTTTAATAAATTTTAGGATGCAACGGATTACTAAATTTGAATTGATAAATTGTCAAACAAAATGTGGAAATCTTTTCATTACGCTTTTGTCGGCGCTTCTGTTTTGTAATTTCTCCGTTGCTCAAAATCCAATTCTTTCCTGGGATTTTGATGAGATGGAAAATCGTGAAACAATTGAGCAGCAAAGTGGGATTCCGGATACACTGGAAGGGAATTTTAACCTTGCAGCAGGAGTAAAAGGAAAGGGTTTGAAACTGGATGGATTTACATCCCGCTTGATACACAACGATTCCGAATTACCGATTCCCGGCGAAGAAATAACCGTTGAAGCATGGGTGGCCCTGGGAAATTATCCATGGAACTGGTGTCCTGTGCTTACCACCGAAAGCAATGAAATAAAAGGCTACCGTTTAATGATAGGCCCGCACGGAGAGGCCTCTTTTCAAACTGCCATTGGCGGGCAATGGATTTCGTGCACAACCGAAAGATTAAGTATTCCTTTAAGAAAATGGATGCATATTGTTGGTGTGTACCGTGCCAATAAAGAGATGACTGTTTATATCAACGGTGAAAAAAGTGCAGAACTCCCGATTCAGGGAAAAATAAATTATTCCAGAGAAAAGAACTGTATTATCGGCATGGTTGCATATCCTGAAAAACCTTCCGACATTCACCGGACCTGGGGAACACTGCCCCAATATTTTGGATTAAACGGAATAATAGATGAAGTAAAAGTTTTTGATAAAGCAAAAACAAGTAACGATATTGCCGGTGATTTTGCCGGTTACGATACTAAAGCTCCTGAAATTGAACCACACAGGCTTCCCTCGGTTGAAAACCAGTCCGGTCGTTTTGGAGCGTTTTATACCAAATTAAAATATTACGACGAGTGGGATAATTTGTGGCCGGTTGATCAGGACCCGGATATTGCTGTCTGTTTTGATAAACTGCCGGTAAATGTAATTTTTTGGCGGGGAACAAGATATGGCGCGTCCTGGGTGGCAGAGAACAATAACTGGATGACGGATCAAAGCGTTGAAGCCTGGGGGGAAGGAGACGATGATAAAGAAGGCTGTTTTGAACACATGCAGGATCGCCACTGCCGTTTTTCTCATGTAAGAATTATTGAAAATACCGATGCCCGGGTTGTTGTTCACTGGAGGTATGCACCTGTTAGCGCATACAACAATACCTGGAGAGTTGACCCAAAAACAGGCTGGGAGTGCTGGATTGATGAATATCATTATATATATCCCGATGCGGCAGGTATCCGAAAGGTATCATGGAAAAAAGGAACACTGGGTTACCCGCGCCAGTTTCAGGAATCGTTACCATTGCTTCATCCCGGCCAGGTACAGAGTGAATTGCTTTATAAAGATTATGTTCACGTGGCCGATTATGAGGGCAATATTGCTCCGGTTTCTTATGTCGAAAATCCGGGAAGTATGGATACTGAATTTGCGAAGTATTACACCGTACAGCAATACAATTTCAAATCGGAAAACAAGCCCTTTATTTGTTATGAACCGGGCAACGAAATGATGATAAGATGGAGCAGTATTAAAGGGTATGACCGGCATGGCGGGTGTAACCATTTCCCGGTTGGCCAGGCGAGGTGCGACGGGCGTACAAGCACTACATCCGATCGTCCTTCACATTTTGGCGGCTTTCCTATTTCATACCCGGTAGTAAATGAAAAAGGCGATCGTAACTACTGGAATGGACTGT
This genomic interval carries:
- a CDS encoding SusD/RagB family nutrient-binding outer membrane lipoprotein — encoded protein: MKNIIRSKVFLLAGIILFVSACTSEFDEMNTSPNSATVVPGTSVLGASMLTSMYTLFGTRLDCYYAGAYSGYISAADYEYRVDINNSMWKSMYTTMTYSTDAMSLALEEENDNLYAAALTFRAYNAHKTCDMWGDIPYSEAFQLEDGVIYPVYDSQEKVYNTILDELKTAADMFDTEGDDIGDGDFLFEGDIQKWKKFCNSLRLRVAIRMSSADESAAAAVIQDVLGDATKYPIMTENEDNAYWYFPGVAPDEEIWYESMGTVGDAAKTSGWRMQQPIIDALQDNNDPRLPVYADKNAYGVYSGHRFGPNDKSDTLNNSFNRSHIGDWFMNDPQGFVPYMNCAEVYFCLAEAYERGLATGDAQTAYETGIKKSCEESGQITSAAISTFLTEPEVAWDEGNTSNLEKVALQKWICLFKQSVEGWSEARRTDIPLLTGVASDYAASHNRPPFRMAYADEEKSLNSNFPFDIEEVDIFYGTQLWWDKRTGVE
- a CDS encoding SusC/RagA family TonB-linked outer membrane protein, with product MKKALVLIYLVLFAAICAFAQNRMISGTVTSSENGERMVAVTISVKGTGTGTITGQDGTFTLEVPASGTLVASFIGMETVEVPLTNSNVYDFVLEPENVGIDEVVVTALGITREKKTLGYAVQNLSSEEMNMANDANIVNSLSGKVAGVQVTSGGSTIGASSRIVIRGNASFSGNQPLFVVDGTPIDNSTTNLSGAGGVDWGNTASDIDPNNIESMTVLKGASASALYGSRATNGVILITTKKGNKDKRKIGVDVISSVVIDKASYFPNLQNEYGGGWDGSEYIYNKYNEENGTSLSYNDYAKQFSYNYVDGDGGGVNDSWPINWGPRLDAGLLLDQWSTGPNSPWVSRPNNIKQWFEPGVNIENSVALSANGEKASGRVTFTNRNSTGIVNNTDQKQNSIAFNLRLTPSEKITTVANFTYLRKESDNIPNNGYSWADIFGWLQRDYPTQYVKDLFYEKGNEDYIFPSGDNPFYTQRNLTGFSRDRVFGNVSVTYNFTSWLYANARVGIDFYNEYRSDITQSGTVNNIRRGRGGQFADTQIYTKETNGDFTLNFDKTFGDIRIDGLVGANYRNDQYKSMYMYAADLTVPDLYTISNVNGTPTVSMYKSEYETNSLYFAANASYKDYLFLGVTGRNDWSSTLPAENRSYFYPSASLGFSITDAFSVESDLLSYAKLRASIAKVGGDTGPYQLARTYNAGSYNSISTFSPTSTMPPVGLKPEETSSYEFGVDMRLLNDRISLDFTYYDQTTVNQILSVATSSATGYQAMRLNAGEIENTGVELMVSGRVLDYTSGLKWDVTVNWATNKSMVNSLYGDLESYQISSGFGGATSLGIPGEEWGVLWGLPFVRNDDGEVVVDSRGIPKTTSVAQKLGTVTPDWTGGITNSFRYKGVNLSFLIDVRLGGDIFSTTAWHSYPTGSYAVTTANHVREEGLIVDGVFEDGTPNDIRVSAQDYYGGAWMWNNHEYSILDGTYVKFRELVLGYDFNLQKVKWIQKLNVSLVGRNLAILYRDKSTKDLGIDPEVGLGGGEGGVGFENFQIPTTRSYGLKVNVNF
- a CDS encoding LamG domain-containing protein, producing the protein MQRITKFELINCQTKCGNLFITLLSALLFCNFSVAQNPILSWDFDEMENRETIEQQSGIPDTLEGNFNLAAGVKGKGLKLDGFTSRLIHNDSELPIPGEEITVEAWVALGNYPWNWCPVLTTESNEIKGYRLMIGPHGEASFQTAIGGQWISCTTERLSIPLRKWMHIVGVYRANKEMTVYINGEKSAELPIQGKINYSREKNCIIGMVAYPEKPSDIHRTWGTLPQYFGLNGIIDEVKVFDKAKTSNDIAGDFAGYDTKAPEIEPHRLPSVENQSGRFGAFYTKLKYYDEWDNLWPVDQDPDIAVCFDKLPVNVIFWRGTRYGASWVAENNNWMTDQSVEAWGEGDDDKEGCFEHMQDRHCRFSHVRIIENTDARVVVHWRYAPVSAYNNTWRVDPKTGWECWIDEYHYIYPDAAGIRKVSWKKGTLGYPRQFQESLPLLHPGQVQSELLYKDYVHVADYEGNIAPVSYVENPGSMDTEFAKYYTVQQYNFKSENKPFICYEPGNEMMIRWSSIKGYDRHGGCNHFPVGQARCDGRTSTTSDRPSHFGGFPISYPVVNEKGDRNYWNGLYGINGMDMKEVVKLGKSWAFAPEIDISGNDFISYGYDKSERCYQIESKTSKPKKLKFKLMGNNENPICNPAFFIKNWSVEKAEVLVNGKPAKDARVGINHELEGDNLVVFLFLEKDKPVTITILPKI